The genomic stretch ACTTTTGGTGGCAATTTGATGGCAACAATTACATGTCCTCAACATAGGCCACAAATGGCAACAGTTAGACCAGGTGTCATGAAAAGTTTACCAATAGATCCTAAAAGAAAAGGTGAAATAATTGTTGAAAACATTGAATTAAAAGATCTAAAGAAATTAATTGAATTTCTTGAAACGATTCCTGTTAAAACTGAATCTAATTTACAATATGCACCAGTAATAGTTTCTGGTGGTAAAGGTGTTGGAGGGCCTGACGGTTTTAAAAAACTTAAAGAACTTGCTAATTTACTTGGTGGTGAGATTGGGGCATCAAGAGCAGCAGTAAAAGCTGGTTGGATATCCGATGAATATCAAGTAGGTCAAACTGGTAAAACTGTGAGGCCTATTTTATATATTGCTTGTGGAATTTCGGGAGCAATACAACATATTGTTGGGATTAAGGAATCGGAAATAATTGTTGCAATAAACAAAGATGAAAATGCCCCTATTTTTGATATTGCTGATATTGGAATTGTTGGGGATTTACATAAGGTTATCCCTGCCCTCATTGATAAGTTAAAGCAGCTGCTAGCCAAAAGTGAGGTGAAAAAATGAAGATAGATTTTGATGTTGTCGTGATAGGAGCAGGTCCTGCTGGCCTTTCTGCTGCTTATGTTTTAGCTAAAAATGGTATAAAAGTTGCAGTTGTAGAAAAGGGAGAATATCCAGGTTCTAAAAATGTAATGGGAGGTGTTTTGTACGTTAATCCTTTAAAAGAAATGATTCCTGACGTGGTAGAAAAATTAAAGAAATCGAATGCAGTTGAAAGGAATGTTATAGAGCAAAACATGTGGATTTTGGGCGATACCGGTGTAGTAAAAGTCGGTCATAGAAATGTAAAATGGAAAGAAGAACCCAATGCGTTTACTGTTTTGAGGGCAAATTTCGATAGATGGTTTGCAGAAGAGGCTAAATCAGTAGGTGCGTTAATAATTCCAAAAACAAAAGTGGATGATTTTATAAGGAATGAAAAAGATGAGATTATTGGTGTTAAAACTTCAAGACCGAAAGGGGATATTTATTGTAAAGCTGTTATTATAGCAGAAGGAGTAAATCCAATATTAACTTTGAAGGCAGGTTTAAGAAAAGAAGATTTGAAACCAAATATGGCTGCTATTGCGGTAAAGGAATTAATAAATGTACCCGAAGATGTCGTGAATAAAATGTTTGGTGTAGATAGTGATCAGGGTAGTACTATTGAGATTCTGGGAAGTTGGTCAGAGGGAATGTTTGGTATGGCATTTTTGTATTCAAACAAATCTTCAATTTCAATTGGCGCTGGAGTACTAATTGAAGATATTATTAAAAGTAAAATCAAGCCTTATCAATTTCTTGAGAATTTGAAAAACCACCCAGTTATATCGGATATATTAGGTGAGTTTAAAAATAATACGATGGAATATATGGCACATTTGATTCCTGAAGGTGGATATTATGCCATGCCAAAAATCTATGGTAATAGAGTTCTTGTTTGTGGAGATTCTGCAATGCTTGTGAATTCAATACACAGGGAAGGTTCAAATCATGCTATTACGTCTGGTCGATTAGCAGCCGAAACATTAATTGAAGCATTTGAAAAAGGCGATTTATCTGAGACAACTTTAAAAAGTTATTATGAAAAATTAAATGATTCATTTATATTAAAAGATTTGAAAAAATACAAAGATTTAATGCCAATTATGGAAAAAAACAGACACTTTATTAACCTTTATCCAAAACTTGTAAATAAGGTAGCTACAAGATTTTTACAAGTTGATGGGACTCCAAAGAAAAAAATTGAAAAAGAAATTGTTCAAATGATTTTAAAAGAAAGAGGGATTTGCGGAATAACGTTTGATATTTTAAGATTGTTGAGAGCTGTGAGGTGATGGAAAATGCCCAGGATTGAAGATAAATTATTTTTAAATAGGTATAGAACGGATGAAAAAAATGCTCATTTAAAAATAAAAGATCCAAAAATTTGTGCAGAAAAATGTATAGATAAACCATGCACTTATTTTTGCCCAGCAGATGTATATGAATGGGATGGAGAAAAAATTGATGTAAAATTCGAAGGATGTTTAGAATGCGGAACTTGTAGAATAGGATGTCCATTTAATAATATAGAGTGGAAGTATCCAAAGGGTAACTATGGTATTTTATACAAATTTGGATGAGGTGATAGTATGTTTGTTAAAATTGATAGACACAAAATTCCATGTGTAGAAACTGAAGGAACTATTTTATGTGACATTTGCGGTGAGAGTTATAAAATTGATAGTAAACAAAAATTACATTCAATAATTGTTACAACATGTCCTAATTGTGGCCATCAGAATATAAATGTGATTACAAATAGTATTAAATTTATTGACGAAACTATTGAAAAAATTAAAAAACTGGAATCACAGTTAAAAAAACTAAAAAGATCATTAGAAATTGAAATGCAAGAAAATAGTTATGTTGATAATTACCCGGAGGTGTATGCTGTTGACAAAAATAAACAGCCAAATCCAAAGTTACTCTGAAAAGTTAGAAAGAGATTTGAGTCGTGTCCGGCAAGAAATTAGAAATATATTGAAAGAAGCGTTACCGGAAAGTGTTTTTAAATCATTACCTCTTTCCGGTAAGATGCTTAGAGTAAAATTAGCAATTATGATCTTTAGAAAATTTTTCGAAGAGTTGAAAGAAGAACATGTAAAAAGTTTAGTAGCCTTAGAGCTTGTTCATTTGGCATCGTTGTTACACGATGACGTAATTGATCACTCTACACTAAGAAGGGGAAAAGATACTATAAATGTATTGTTTGGAGAAACTGCAGCAGTAGCTATTGGTGATATAGTACTAGTTTTGGCCTTTGAACTTGTAGAAGAAATAGGACTTGAAAAATTAAGAAAAGCTTTCTTGAAAGTTATTAAAATGATGTCAATTGGAGAAATGTTAGAGCAGTTTAATAAAGGAAAACCAATTTCTAAAGAAACTTATTTTGAAATTATAAATGGGAAAAGTGGTAGTTTATTTGGGTTATCAACTTTTATACCTTCTATTTTTAAAGGAGATCACGGGGAAGAGTTTTATGAAATGGGTAAAAGGTTAGGGCAGTATTACCAAATAGCAGATGATGTTTTGGATTTTGAGGATCCAAAAAAAGTTGGAAAATCTACTATGCTTGATATAAAAAATGGGATAATTTCTTATCCTGTTATTTTAGCCTTTGAAAAAGAACCGTCATTAATTGAGGCCTATGAGAAAAATGAATGGAAAGTAGTGTATAACTTTATATTAAAAAATAAAATTTTGGAACAGGCTAGACATGAATTAAAATTAATGATTTTTGACTTTGTAAAAACGTATCCTTGGTTAAAAGAGTATGTTATGAGTGTTTTTAGACAGTATTTTAAATAAAACCATATTCTAACAAGGAGGGTGAGAGTATGTTTGTAGATTATTTAACACTTTTTATGGGAGATATTGTTGCTGGTTTTGCTTTGTTGTTATTCTTTGTATGGTCTGGTATGGAAATTGAAAAAAGCAAATCATTCGCTCCAGCATTTGGTGCTGTTGGTCTTATCGGTGTAATTTCTGGTTTGCATATGGTTTTAACTTGGCCACTTCCAGGAGTACATAACATTGTATTTGGTGAAGCGTTTGTATTATATGGTTTTGTATTTTTAGCCGCGGCATATGCACTTGCAAAAGGTTGGGATTTAATGCCGGTTACAATTTTTGCACTTACTGCGGGAGCATATGCTGTAATTTTATCTGGAGTTATTCTAGGATATGGCATTACAAGAAATCCAACAGAAACATTTCTAGCATATTTAGGAGCCGGATTAACAGGTATTCTCAGCCCCATTGTGTGGAAATTTAGAAACAATAAAGTTGTAAAAACATTGGCAATTATATTACTAATATTAACACTCTTAGCTTGGTTTATTACAATGTATGGTTCATTGACTGGGCATACTAATCCTGAAGGAAGTTTCGGGAAATGGCTTCCACCTTCTATGAAAAAATAGTCTTTAATATTTTCAAAACAAGCTAGTGTTTTTTCAAAAGCAGGGAGAGTTATCTCCCTGCTTTTTTGTAACAAATCTCTTTGTTAAATGAAAATATTTTAATTTTTCAGACAAATTTAGATAAAGTAGTTGTGATATAATTAAAGAAAGCTAATTAGGAGGTGTCTGAATGACTGTTAGGTTAAGATTTGCACCTAGTCCCACTGGATTTTTACATGTTGGGGGTGCAAGAACTGCTTTGTTTAATTTTCTATATGCAAAGAAGATGAAAGGAGCTTTTATTTTAAGAATAGAAGATACTGACATTGAAAGATCGGAAAAAGAGTTTGAAATAGGACTAATAAATGCTTTAAAATGGCTTGGTCTTGAATGGGATGAAGGTCCGGATATTGGAGGAGAATATGGTCCATATAGACAAAGTGAAAGGCTTGAAATATATCATAAATATGCTCGAAAACTAGTTGAGGAAGGAAAAGCATATGAAGTATATGCATATCCTGAGGAAATAGAAAAATTACGTGAAAAACTTTTATCCGAAGGTAAACCTCCTCATTATACAAAGGAAATGTTAAAAGAGTTTACTACACCAGAAAGGATAAGAGAATATAAAGAAAAAGGTTTAAGTCCTGCTATTTATTTTTCAATGCCAAGAAAAGAGTATGTTATTGACGATATTGTTAAAGGACAGGTAGTATTTAAAGAGGGAACAATAGGAGATTTTGCAATTTTAAGAAGTAAT from Thermosipho atlanticus DSM 15807 encodes the following:
- a CDS encoding ferredoxin family protein, whose product is MPRIEDKLFLNRYRTDEKNAHLKIKDPKICAEKCIDKPCTYFCPADVYEWDGEKIDVKFEGCLECGTCRIGCPFNNIEWKYPKGNYGILYKFG
- a CDS encoding polyprenyl synthetase family protein, with product MTKINSQIQSYSEKLERDLSRVRQEIRNILKEALPESVFKSLPLSGKMLRVKLAIMIFRKFFEELKEEHVKSLVALELVHLASLLHDDVIDHSTLRRGKDTINVLFGETAAVAIGDIVLVLAFELVEEIGLEKLRKAFLKVIKMMSIGEMLEQFNKGKPISKETYFEIINGKSGSLFGLSTFIPSIFKGDHGEEFYEMGKRLGQYYQIADDVLDFEDPKKVGKSTMLDIKNGIISYPVILAFEKEPSLIEAYEKNEWKVVYNFILKNKILEQARHELKLMIFDFVKTYPWLKEYVMSVFRQYFK
- a CDS encoding DUF981 family protein, which produces MFVDYLTLFMGDIVAGFALLLFFVWSGMEIEKSKSFAPAFGAVGLIGVISGLHMVLTWPLPGVHNIVFGEAFVLYGFVFLAAAYALAKGWDLMPVTIFALTAGAYAVILSGVILGYGITRNPTETFLAYLGAGLTGILSPIVWKFRNNKVVKTLAIILLILTLLAWFITMYGSLTGHTNPEGSFGKWLPPSMKK
- a CDS encoding electron transfer flavoprotein subunit alpha/FixB family protein yields the protein MMEKKIIFVLVEHHDKKVHPVSWELIGKARELAAKLDNSEVWGIVLGDELENICNEAIKRGADKVIYVKNSRFNRYINYEYQTAIVNVVKKYNPEIFLIGATLEGRELAGMVATKLETGLTADCTGLDIVSDNRTGKKILAMTRPTFGGNLMATITCPQHRPQMATVRPGVMKSLPIDPKRKGEIIVENIELKDLKKLIEFLETIPVKTESNLQYAPVIVSGGKGVGGPDGFKKLKELANLLGGEIGASRAAVKAGWISDEYQVGQTGKTVRPILYIACGISGAIQHIVGIKESEIIVAINKDENAPIFDIADIGIVGDLHKVIPALIDKLKQLLAKSEVKK
- a CDS encoding NAD(P)/FAD-dependent oxidoreductase, giving the protein MKIDFDVVVIGAGPAGLSAAYVLAKNGIKVAVVEKGEYPGSKNVMGGVLYVNPLKEMIPDVVEKLKKSNAVERNVIEQNMWILGDTGVVKVGHRNVKWKEEPNAFTVLRANFDRWFAEEAKSVGALIIPKTKVDDFIRNEKDEIIGVKTSRPKGDIYCKAVIIAEGVNPILTLKAGLRKEDLKPNMAAIAVKELINVPEDVVNKMFGVDSDQGSTIEILGSWSEGMFGMAFLYSNKSSISIGAGVLIEDIIKSKIKPYQFLENLKNHPVISDILGEFKNNTMEYMAHLIPEGGYYAMPKIYGNRVLVCGDSAMLVNSIHREGSNHAITSGRLAAETLIEAFEKGDLSETTLKSYYEKLNDSFILKDLKKYKDLMPIMEKNRHFINLYPKLVNKVATRFLQVDGTPKKKIEKEIVQMILKERGICGITFDILRLLRAVR